The nucleotide sequence GCTAGAACGAGCGTTGCTGAGATAGGGCGTCGGATAGGTTTGTCTCGAACGGCTGTTCAAGATCGGCTGTCGAAGCTGGAGGCCAGTGGCGTAATCAGTGGATATCGCGTTCAGGTGGCGGAAGCACGCGATGACATGATTCGAGCTGTTCTTTTCGTAAAAATTTCCGCCCGGCCCTGTGATCCGGCTCTGAACTGGATGGCATCTCTTGAAGGTGTGCTGGAGGTGATTTCCCTGTCTGGCGAGTTGGATGCCCTAGTCAGGTGCACAGTACCAAACGTAGCGGCGTTAACGGCTCTAAATGACAAGGTCGGGGCGAACGATCTCATAGCCAACTCAAAATCGAGCGTTGTATTGAAAGTGTCTAATAGCAGACCTTAGCTGCAAGGTAGAATTTCGGCAGTTTGTGGGCTCATCTCCGCCAATAGATCGGTCGCAGCGTATCCCCCGGATCAGCGGCACCGCCCGGATGGGCACGGCCCTTACCTGCCCTTTACCAATAGGCCAAGATGCTGCGGTGCGGCCCTTCGAATCTGCCGTTCGCTGCGGGCGCGAAATCGGCAGACAGCCGATTTCACACACCGCAAGACAAAACCGCTGCCCGCAATTTTGAGTGCAGTTCAGTTCTGCGTCTCCGGCCAGTCAGGCCCATCGGAGGGCTGCTCCTCCGGTATGTCGTAGCTCCGAGAACAAGTGACGACGACATGCGCTGGTATTGGTTCGCCAAGGATCAATGAACTGTCGCGAATTTGCGCCTCGAAGGAATAGCCTAGCTCCTCCTGAAAAACCGGCCCATTTGGAAAGATATGCCAATCTTCACCGCCAACGGATACTCGACTTCCGCGTATATCTGTAATGTTCCCA is from uncultured Litoreibacter sp. and encodes:
- a CDS encoding Lrp/AsnC family transcriptional regulator, with product MACVSRKSELDHTDRRILAVLEGNARTSVAEIGRRIGLSRTAVQDRLSKLEASGVISGYRVQVAEARDDMIRAVLFVKISARPCDPALNWMASLEGVLEVISLSGELDALVRCTVPNVAALTALNDKVGANDLIANSKSSVVLKVSNSRP